A DNA window from Sylvia atricapilla isolate bSylAtr1 chromosome 6, bSylAtr1.pri, whole genome shotgun sequence contains the following coding sequences:
- the FOS gene encoding protein c-Fos isoform X2, which produces MMYQGFAGEYEAPSSRCSSASPAGDSLTYYPSPADSFSSMGSPVNPQDFCTDLAASSASFVPTVTAISTSPDLQWLVQPTLISSVAPSQSRGHPYGVSAPAPTTYSRPAVLKAPGGRGQSIGRRGKVEQLSPEEEEKRRIRRERNKMAAAKCRNRRRELTDTLQAEIANLLKEKEKLEFILAAHRPACKMPEELCFSEELAAASAATALDLGTPSPPMTEEAAFALPLMPEAPPAVPPKETSSSGLELKAEPFDELLFSTGPREASRSVPDMDLPGASSFYPSDWESLTAGTSGELEPLCTPVVTCTPCPSTYTSTFVFTYPEADAFPSCAAAHRKGSSSNEPSSDSLSSPTLLAL; this is translated from the exons ATGATGTACCAGGGCTTCGCCGGAGAGTACGAGGCGCCGTCCTCTCGCTGCAGCAGCGCTTCCCCGGCCGGGGATAGCCTCACCTATTACCCCTCCCCGGCGGACTCGTTCTCTAGCATGGGCTCGCCTGTCAACCCGCAG GACTTCTGCACCGACCTGGCCGCCTCCAGCGCCAGCTTCGTGCCTACGGTGACGGCCATCTCCACCAGCCCCGACCTGCAGTGGCTGGTGCAGCCTACTCTCATCTCTTCGGTGGCCCCCTCCCAGAGCCGCGGGCACCCCTACGGCGTCTCGGCGCCCGCCCCCACCACCTACTCCCGTCCCGCAGTGCTGAAGGCGCCGGGCGGCCGCGGACAGAGCATCGGCCGGCGGGGCAAAGTCGAACAG CTGTCcccggaggaggaggaaaagagaaggatcCGCCGGGAACGGAACAAGATGGCAGCGGCCAAGTGCCGCAACCGGCGGCGGGAGCTCACCGACACGCTGCAG GCGGAGATTGCTAACctgctgaaggagaaggagaagctgGAGTTTATCCTGGCGGCCCACCGGCCCGCCTGCAAGATGCCCGAGGAGTTGTGCTTCTCcgaggagctggcagctgccagtgctgctaCGGCGCTGGACctgggcacccccagcccccccaTGACCGAAGAGGCTGCCTTTGCTCTGCCGCTGATGCCTGAAGCGCCGCCCGCCGTGCCGCCCAAGGAGACCAGCAGCAGCGGGCTGGAGCTCAAGGCCGAGCCCTTCGACGAGCTGCTCTTCTCCACGGGGCCGCGGGAGGCCTCCCGCTCTGTGCCCGACATGGACCTGCCTGGGGCCTCCTCCTTCTACCCGTCGGACTGGGAGTCGCTGACTGCCGGGACCAGCGGTgagctggagcccctctgcacCCCTGTGGTGACCTGCACCCCGTGTCCCAGCACCTACACCTCCACCTTCGTCTTCACCTACCCCGAGGCAGACGCCTTCCCCAGCTGCGCTGCCGCGCACcggaagggcagcagcagcaatgagcCCTCGTCTGACTCCCTCAGCTCCCCCACCCTCCTGGCCTTGTGA
- the FOS gene encoding protein c-Fos isoform X1 has translation MMYQGFAGEYEAPSSRCSSASPAGDSLTYYPSPADSFSSMGSPVNPQDFCTDLAASSASFVPTVTAISTSPDLQWLVQPTLISSVAPSQSRGHPYGVSAPAPTTYSRPAVLKAPGGRGQSIGRRGKVEQLSPEEEEKRRIRRERNKMAAAKCRNRRRELTDTLQAETDQLEEEKSALQAEIANLLKEKEKLEFILAAHRPACKMPEELCFSEELAAASAATALDLGTPSPPMTEEAAFALPLMPEAPPAVPPKETSSSGLELKAEPFDELLFSTGPREASRSVPDMDLPGASSFYPSDWESLTAGTSGELEPLCTPVVTCTPCPSTYTSTFVFTYPEADAFPSCAAAHRKGSSSNEPSSDSLSSPTLLAL, from the exons ATGATGTACCAGGGCTTCGCCGGAGAGTACGAGGCGCCGTCCTCTCGCTGCAGCAGCGCTTCCCCGGCCGGGGATAGCCTCACCTATTACCCCTCCCCGGCGGACTCGTTCTCTAGCATGGGCTCGCCTGTCAACCCGCAG GACTTCTGCACCGACCTGGCCGCCTCCAGCGCCAGCTTCGTGCCTACGGTGACGGCCATCTCCACCAGCCCCGACCTGCAGTGGCTGGTGCAGCCTACTCTCATCTCTTCGGTGGCCCCCTCCCAGAGCCGCGGGCACCCCTACGGCGTCTCGGCGCCCGCCCCCACCACCTACTCCCGTCCCGCAGTGCTGAAGGCGCCGGGCGGCCGCGGACAGAGCATCGGCCGGCGGGGCAAAGTCGAACAG CTGTCcccggaggaggaggaaaagagaaggatcCGCCGGGAACGGAACAAGATGGCAGCGGCCAAGTGCCGCAACCGGCGGCGGGAGCTCACCGACACGCTGCAGGCG GAGACCGaccagctggaggaggaaaagtcCGCGCTGCAGGCGGAGATTGCTAACctgctgaaggagaaggagaagctgGAGTTTATCCTGGCGGCCCACCGGCCCGCCTGCAAGATGCCCGAGGAGTTGTGCTTCTCcgaggagctggcagctgccagtgctgctaCGGCGCTGGACctgggcacccccagcccccccaTGACCGAAGAGGCTGCCTTTGCTCTGCCGCTGATGCCTGAAGCGCCGCCCGCCGTGCCGCCCAAGGAGACCAGCAGCAGCGGGCTGGAGCTCAAGGCCGAGCCCTTCGACGAGCTGCTCTTCTCCACGGGGCCGCGGGAGGCCTCCCGCTCTGTGCCCGACATGGACCTGCCTGGGGCCTCCTCCTTCTACCCGTCGGACTGGGAGTCGCTGACTGCCGGGACCAGCGGTgagctggagcccctctgcacCCCTGTGGTGACCTGCACCCCGTGTCCCAGCACCTACACCTCCACCTTCGTCTTCACCTACCCCGAGGCAGACGCCTTCCCCAGCTGCGCTGCCGCGCACcggaagggcagcagcagcaatgagcCCTCGTCTGACTCCCTCAGCTCCCCCACCCTCCTGGCCTTGTGA